The Phaeobacter gallaeciensis DSM 26640 genomic sequence GCCCAACAACAGCCCATCAACCAGAGCGTTGATTTCATATTGGCCGTCTTGCTGCGAGGTCACGCGCTCAATAATGGTATGGTAGTCCTCTGCCATCACCAGACTGGCGGTCATGACGATATTGGCAACCTGACTGCGCGCGCCCATTTCGGACAGGCGTTCCGCCACTGGCGCTGCCCCTTTGACGTCACCCAGCGCCAGCCGCGCAAAAACCACATGCTCCATCAGCAGCGGGTTCTGCGGATCGCGCACCAACGCCCGATTGTAATAATCTGCCGAGGCCTGGAAATCGCTATCCAATGTCGCCGCCCGCGCCGCCAGATACGCCCCGGCAAGCCCATTTGCATGCGCTGCATTGGCCTGCAAGAACATCGGCAGGGTGGTCGTCGCGGCGAGGGCCGCCGCACATGTCAGGCTGCGAAAGAATCGGACGGGCACGGGGGGCCTCCTCTTTGGTGACTGGTCAATATCTGCCTCGCCACAAAGCGTAGAGCGCCACCCCTTAACACGCAATGGGGCAGCCCGCAGGCTACCCCTATTATTCCGGCAAATACCCGCCGAAACCGCTCGATAAGCGATCACATGTTCGGGTAGTTCGGCCCATCGCCCCCCTGCGGCGTGGTCCAGGTGATATTCTGGCTCGGATCCTTGATGTCACAGGTCTTGCAATGAACACAGTTCTGGAAGTTCACCACGAACTCCGGCTTGCCATCCTTTTCGACCACCTCATAGACACCGGCCGGGCAGTAGCGTTGCGCGGGTTCGGCGAATTTGGGCAGGTTGACACTGATTGGGGTGTCCAGATTGCCCAGACGCAGGTGACAAGGCTGGCTTTCCTCGTGGTTGGTGGCGGCAAAGGCCACGTTGGTCAGCCGATCAAACGACAACACACCATCGGGTTTGGGGTAATCAATCGGCTTATGCTTGGAGGCTTCTTCCGTTGCCTCGGCGTCGTTTTTGCCATGGCCAATCGTGCCGAACAGCGAAAAGCCGAGTGTGTTGGTCCACATATCCAGACCACCGAGCATCAACGATGCAGTGAGGCCCCACTTTGACCACATCGGTTTGACATTGCGCACCTTTTTGAGGTCGGCGCCAATCGCCCCGTCGCGAACGCTGACCTCATAGTCGGCCAGCTCATCGCCCGAACGCTCCGCCTTGATCGCGTCGAAGGCCGCTTCGGCAGCAGCTTTGCCCGACAACATGGCGTTGTGGTTGCCCTTGATGCGCGGCACATTGACCATACCGGCAGAGCAGCCCAGCAGAGCCACACCCGGCGCGACCAGTTTCGGCATGGACTGATAGCCACCTTCGGTGATCGCACGGGCACCGTAGGCGACGCGCTTACCCCCCTTCAGCAACTCAGCCACCATCGGGTGATGCTTGAAGCGCTGGAATTCCATGTAGGGATACAGATGCGGGTTCTTGTAGTTCAGGTGAACCACGAAACCGACATAAACCTGATTGTTGTCGAGATGATAGATGAAGGAACCACCGCCCGCATTGGAGCCCAGCGGCCAGCCCATTGTGTGGGTGACAGAACCCTCTTTGTGCTTGGCGGGGTCGATCTCCCAGATCTCTTTCATGCCAACGCCGTATTTCTGCGGCTCTTTGTCATCAGAGAGGCCGTATTTGGCAATCACTTCCTTGGAGAGCGAACCGCGCACACCTTCGGACAGGAACACATATTTGCCGTGCAGCTCCATGCCCGGTTCGGTGTTGGGACCATAGGAGCCATCAGCTTCCAGACCAAAGACACCGGCAACCACACCTTTGACTTCGCCGTTGTCGCCGTAAACCAGCTCGGAACACGCCATGCCCGGGAAAATCTCGACGCCCAGCTCTTCGGCCTGCTCTGCCATCCAGCGGCAGACGTTGCCCATGGAAACGATGTAGTTGCCGTGGTTGTTCATCAACGGTGGCATGGGGAAGTTGGGGATACGGATCTGACCCGCCTCACCCAGCATGTAGAAATTGTCGTCCTTGACCGGCACGTTCAGCGGCGCGCCTTTGTCCTTCCAGTCAGGGATCAACGCATCCAGACCGCACGGGTCCAACACCGCACCGGAGAGTATGTGCGCGCCCACTTCGGACCCTTTTTCCAGCACCACAACCTGCAGGTCGCTATCCAGTTGCTTCAATCGGATCGCCGCAGACAGACCAGCCGGGCCTGCCCCAACGATCACAACGTCGTATTCCATCGCTTCACGTTCAATCTCGGCCATTGCGGGCTCCTTGGCTGTAGGTCTGGGCCATCCCATGCGGGTGGCGTATCCTTGGCGTAATTTTGTTTCGCGGTTGCTTAGCGGGTGGCAGAGGCACTGGTCAATCCAAACTCTACGTTACACTGCTGTAGAACCCTCAAATGCGACAATTCGAGCGTCAGTTTTCGTCATTTGAAGGAGTATTCCCGTCGTTCATCGTTTCTGAGGGCTTATCCCCCATCAGATAGCGCGGTCCCTGCCCTTTGGCAGCGGCAGCATCATCCGGGTTGTACAGCTTGCAGGTGGGCAAAGACAGACAGCCGCAACCAATGCAGCCATCCAGATTATCGCGCAAACGCTCCAGCGTTTCGATTCGGGCATCCAGATGGCTGCGAAAAGCAGCGGACAGATCGGTCCAGTCGGCCTTGGTCGGGGTACGCCCCCCCGGCAGGCTTTTCAGAAAGTCGCGGATCTCCGGCAGTGTGAAGCCAAACTTCTGCGCGATCATAATAAAACTCAACCGCCGCAGATCCGCCCGGTGAAACCGCCGCTGCCCACCCGTATTGCGCCAAGGCTCAACCAGCCCCTGTGCCTCATAGTAGCGAATTGCCGACACCGCGAGGCCCGTGCGCTCCGCCAGATAGCCGATGGTCAACCCGTGAGATGCAGCCATGAGATACTCCCTTACAGCCCCGGAGATTTCGTAACGCCTTAGCCTGCGGGCTCAGAAAAATCAGAAAACACCAAAAAAATGCTTGAGCTAAAGTTAGGTTTAGAAATTACAACTCAATCAGGCAAGAGAAAACACAAAGGAGCCTGACATGACCGTACGTCTTGAACACGCAAACATCACCGTGTCCTCTCCCGAGACCACCGCAGCATGGATGCAGGATGTGTTTGGCTGGCACATTCG encodes the following:
- a CDS encoding electron transfer flavoprotein-ubiquinone oxidoreductase, with the protein product MAEIEREAMEYDVVIVGAGPAGLSAAIRLKQLDSDLQVVVLEKGSEVGAHILSGAVLDPCGLDALIPDWKDKGAPLNVPVKDDNFYMLGEAGQIRIPNFPMPPLMNNHGNYIVSMGNVCRWMAEQAEELGVEIFPGMACSELVYGDNGEVKGVVAGVFGLEADGSYGPNTEPGMELHGKYVFLSEGVRGSLSKEVIAKYGLSDDKEPQKYGVGMKEIWEIDPAKHKEGSVTHTMGWPLGSNAGGGSFIYHLDNNQVYVGFVVHLNYKNPHLYPYMEFQRFKHHPMVAELLKGGKRVAYGARAITEGGYQSMPKLVAPGVALLGCSAGMVNVPRIKGNHNAMLSGKAAAEAAFDAIKAERSGDELADYEVSVRDGAIGADLKKVRNVKPMWSKWGLTASLMLGGLDMWTNTLGFSLFGTIGHGKNDAEATEEASKHKPIDYPKPDGVLSFDRLTNVAFAATNHEESQPCHLRLGNLDTPISVNLPKFAEPAQRYCPAGVYEVVEKDGKPEFVVNFQNCVHCKTCDIKDPSQNITWTTPQGGDGPNYPNM
- the soxR gene encoding redox-sensitive transcriptional activator SoxR, which produces MAASHGLTIGYLAERTGLAVSAIRYYEAQGLVEPWRNTGGQRRFHRADLRRLSFIMIAQKFGFTLPEIRDFLKSLPGGRTPTKADWTDLSAAFRSHLDARIETLERLRDNLDGCIGCGCLSLPTCKLYNPDDAAAAKGQGPRYLMGDKPSETMNDGNTPSNDEN